The sequence ttttgtctgattttAAAAAACTGCCTTCCTTGCCTGATCTGCTGCCGTATTTTTGTGTCCCTTTGTTTTATATAGAATTTCTGAAATGCTGTCTTTATGTCTGTTCTTTACTGTGTAAATTCATTTTCTGCTCATCTGTAAGCTTGCCATTATCGTTTGAGATTGTGAAGTTTTATTATCCTAAATTTACTAAATTCATAAATTTTCACTTGTTCTTCTAAACCAAGGGTGAATCAAAtttaaattttcctttctttttttttgaactATGCTACTTTGTGAATGACAGCTGTTTCCAAGAACCAGGAAAATTTGCTCAAAAAATTGATGCATTTATAGCTTATAGTCAAATTGTTACCAGGTACATCTCTGATTGTGAAATACTTTGTTAAATTATTACCTCTTTGTTAAATGCTGTGTAATTTTCCCAAGTTGGATGCACCAGTTTTTGGCTTGAGAAATTACTGTGTATGATTTTTAGGGTATCCAAAGATTCTTTAACTCTGGGAGCTCGAAGGGCAGCAGCCTCTGGCAGGGTTGGCTCCATTCTGTGCTGAGTTTCCCTCCAGCCTTCTCCCAGACTTAGAAAAATTTCTTTGGGTGTTGTTTCTCTTTGATCAGACCATCTGTCTGTGCAGGTGTTTCTGATCTGGGGTCAGGTAACTTGGAAAAGCCTTTTGAAGGGAAGTTGCTGTTAGGTCTGTTCCTGATGGAAGCCTAGGAGTAAACTGGGAAAGCTGGATTGAGTTTTATGTCCTGCCCAGTTTTACCCATTCTCCAGGGTTGTGGTGATCTTCAGTGAATATCTGAATGTCAGGGGGGTTGAACAGCTTGGTTTCATACTGACAAGTGCTTTTCTTCATTGCAGAGTTCACCTTGGGAATGATTCTGCCCACAAAAGCTGCTGCTGTAGGTCAGGACCTGGCCACAGAGCGCAAACCAGGCGGGAGCCCTGTGCAGGTGTGTTGGCTTCAGGCTTTCCCTCTGAGTTCAGAGACTCCTGAGCAACAAAACTGCTGAGGAAATGCAGAAATGCAGTGTGCAATTGCTGAGTGCTTGAGAAGCTGCAGGTGATAGCCCTCTTGCCCTGCCAGCACTTTGAAGGGTCAGGATCTCACACTAATTCTAATTCTTGGGAATGTTTTTTTGCTTTGCAGGACTCTGTTACACCACAGGCTCTGGATATGGTGGGAGTAAAAATTCCAACAGTGAGGATACACATGAGGGAAGTCTTCAACTCTCCAGCTGATGAACTGTACAGCATCTTCACAAAGAAGGAAGTAAGTGATAATTTCAGGAGGCATTTTAACTGAATgtggctgctgatgctgctgaagGGTTGTGTAAATAATAAACACATCACAGTGTCAAGTACAAATTCCATTTGATGAGAGTTTATTAGGCTGCCTTAGAACTTTTTTTGCCAGGTGTTCCCTTAACAAAGTGAGGCTGCATTGTTGTGGTGTTTGGGTGCAGCTTCCTTAACAAAAGCTTTGCTCTTTGATGTTGAGGTGTTGAGGAGCGTGAAGGGCTCAGTAATGGCACTGCTGCTACCCACAGCTTAATTAGATTAATTACTTGAGGTGATGATTCTGTTGTTTATAGGGTATGAAACGCAGAATCACTAATTTTGGGTTTGTGTCCTTTAAAGGAgcctgggctgggattggagaACTTTAAATTCCAACTCCAGGGCCACCTCTGGGAACAGAAATGGCTCTGATTCCTGCAGCTCCCCTCCCTTGTCTCCCAGCCTGGtgcattttgtgtttttcttttttctttagttGGTACAGAAATTCTCCAAGTGCCCAGCTGTgattgaagcagagaaaggaggcaAACTCCAGATGTTTGAGGGCTGTGTCAGTGGTGAATACACAGAACTGGTAAAATTCTCCTGCTTTACTTTaaaaagggaggggaagggagggtggCTCCTTCTCTGAGCTAAAAAGCAGAGTAAGTTTGTGAATTTCAGCTTCTCTTGTGAGTATTTCAGTTCCTCTATTTCACAGCCAAACAGTTGGGTCTTTTGTTGTGTGGGATTGACCACACCTAAGGACCTGCATAGGGAGCAGAAAACCCAGCACAATTCTCTGTAACTGAGAGGAGGGAGAAAGGTTTAAGGTTTATCAACCAAATCCCTCTTTTTAACTGGGGGAATGATCTCTGTTCTATTCAGGGCAAGTGTTACCCTGTCCCAACTGAATGCTGGTGCAAATAGAAGGGGAAAACCTGATAATTAGAGCTCAGCTGCATTTCTGAAATGTCCTAAAAACCATTTTCATCTGCAGGAGTGCCCGACTTGTGTATTGGGCCAGGCTGGGTTGTGTAACACAATCACTCAGTCACACTTTGAAATTTCAGTGGGGAAAACTGGGCTTGTCCTTGTttcctgcaagaaaatcactGTTTCATGTGCAGTACCCAGTGAGTCCTGGTCTTTTCCCACAGCAGAAACACAACATTGGAAAGCAGCACACTGAGAGCTCcatgaaaacattttttatttcaaaacCCAGACCCCCAATCCTGCTCTTGTTTACATGCATGTGTCCAGAATGCCATAagctgctgctcctgtccctgtgtttcagggagaacaggaatgGGAATTCTCTCAGGTGCTGACAAGAacctccttctcttccccaggtgCCAAGCCAAAGACTTGTCCTGAAGTGGAGGTGTAGGAGCTGGCCTGAGGGTGAGTTTCCAAGATCTCTgatcctgcagggctcctgtgcaGGGAGGAGAACCAGGCCTGGAGGGACCAGCCTGGGCTGGACATCCCTtgggaaaaaggcagagcagagagggaagaagCAGCAACAAATGgcaaatttttctttaaaaagctgCTCACTGAAGGCTCCTGTTGTCTCTCCTCAGAACATTATGCAACTGTGGCCTTGACCTTCCAGGACCTGGCAGCTCAgtcggagctggagctggagtgcAAAGGGGTTCCTGTCTCCCACGAAGAGAGTACAAgacaatgctggaagaagcaataTTTTGAAGAAATACATCTTTTACTGCAGCAATCAAAAGACAGCATGGAATGATAACAGCACTGTAGTTTTGTTAGGGCATTACTttttatactttgttaacatttggttttctaaaaaaagaaaaaatataatttatttgtgGGAAGAATAAAGACCCACTTCTATGAGACTGTACATAGTTTAAGCACTATTTATGGGTTTTTAGGGAATGAGAGGCAAGTCAGACTGTACATCAACAGCTTTACCTGGGGACAGTGATCTCTGTTCTGCTTGCCTGGAACTTGAGAGTGATAATGATCCAGTTGCAGTGAGCCCTGCCTTCAGAGGTAGGTGAGCTACACCATCAACAGAAGCATTTCCAGTTCCTTACTGTTCAGTGTATCAAGTGGCAGAATGAAATCCCTGTAGGAGACGGAGTTCCCAGCAGAGGTGAGCTGCAAGGGATTACAAAACTGCTGATCCATTTCAAGAATTGGGGGTGTCATTTACAGTCTCTGTGGAATACTTGCTAGGTGCTTTTAACTGCAGACCGTTTGCAGCTGCAGTGTTAGGGAAGATAATTAACAATGTCATGTAATTATTAGGTCTGCATGCACTGTACTCCCTCCCTTGACCTTGGTGTGACATTTATTTAGGAAGAAACAAACAGTAGTAGTGCTTTCTTTCTGCAGTTCTGTAAAACCTTCCACTGAAATGATTCACAGCCCTCTGCAATGCTGTACCTCAAAGAGAACAACTGTAAAGAGAATTTTGACAGGAACAGATTGTAATTCCTAATACAAGCATCTCGAGGTGAGCAAGGATGACTTAAGTCTCAGATGCTTTATAAATAAAGTGTGCAAATGAAATATGCAATCTGAAACAATCTGACCACAACAGGGCAGGCTGCTTTTGGAAAACATGCTTGGCTCAATAAAAATATGACTTTACATCAAGCTGATTTTCTCCATAAACTGATACTGTCACACTAAATAAGTTTCTTAGCAGATAAGGCCTGTATATTTTATTGTTATAGAATGCCAACACATGGCAACCTTACCACCCAAAAAGCTCCCATTATCCTGAGGAGACAGAGGAGAGGCTCAGAGCACTCCCTGGGGCTCTGTTTTAAGTGGCCATGTGCTGGGTGGGGAGCAACCTCCTGAGAAATGTTCTATTTTAGCATCTGTTTCTAAATGCTCAAAATTCAGTTTCTTTTCCCCCCTCAATATTCAAGGAAGAAACTTGCCTTGAATACAAAAATGGTTTAGGGTAGGGGTTGACAAAGGGAAATAAAGGTCTAAGACAGTTCAGGCTTCAGCAGGTTTATGGGTAGATGGTTGAAGAGATATTGCAATATTTAATCCTTCAGAGTACATGTTCTGTGCAATTCCAAGATCCTTCAGCCAGTGAAACTGCAGCCCCAGTGCTCTCAGGGAGTTGTGCTTCCTCATGACTGAAATCCCCTGGTTTTCCTGTCCCCCTGCCCTCACTGGTGGTAAAAAACACAGGACTTACTTGTGCTTCCAGTGTTGCAGtccctgctccaggtgtgaggctgccaaACCCCCTGGAAAACGAGGAGGAGCTGCTCCATTCCCCTCTAAAACTGGGGCTAAAATTTCTCCTGGAATTCCCAATTAAGTATCTTAGATGATAATTCTCTGAGAaaggcaaagagaaaaacagTGCAATGGCAAAGACATGGTTTGTAAAATTATTGGAAAAATTCTTCACAGATCTCAGCACTTCAAGTGCCACAGGAGAGGCTGCCTGTGCGTGGAGCAGGTATTTAAAAGCTTCATTTTAAAGGGGTTAAATGGGAGGTAGGAATAAGtaaaaataaatgggaaatgGGATTAAACCTGGAAGAAAAGCAAAGCTTTTAAGAGACTGAGTAAGCCAGTGGAGGATTAAAGGGTTTTGGGTTAAAGGGCTATCAAAGGTGGGATAAGGGAACATTTTTAAAGGCAGAAAAATACAACCCAGAAAACTGATTTAAAGTGAGAGAATATAATGGAAGAGAATGGAATAGAATTGAATAGAATAGAATTAAGAACAAAATAAATAGAaggagaatagaatagaatagaatagaatagaatagaatagaatagaatagaatagaatagaatagaatagaatagaatagaatagaatagaatagaatagaattaaaaccagaaaataaatcaggggggaatagaatagaatagaatagaatagaatagaatagaatagaatagaatagaatagaatagaatagaaaccAGAAAATAAATTGGGGggggaatagaatagaatagaatagaatagaatagaatagaatagaatagaatagaatagaatagaatagaatagaatagaatagaatagaatagaatagaatagaaataaaACCAGAACATAAATTGAGGGAGACTAGACTAGACTAGcattaaaaccagaaaataaatagaatagaatagaatagaatagaatagaatagaatagaatagaatagaatagaatagaatagaatagaatagaatagaatagaatagaatagaatagaatagaatagaattagAATAACGACAGAGCACAAAAGGTGAGGGAGACAGAGGACAAAGACCTGGAAACAGGCTCTGGAAAATGAAAACACTTTTGCGCAGGTATTGTTTACTTCTATTCAAAAAACTCTACTGTAAAAATGGTCTTTGTAAAAATTGCAGGAATACTCAAGGGGGAAATTAGGAGGTAAAGGAAGAGAAATAAGAATAATCATATTTCTGTTAATCCTGACATGATTAATGGTGCAGTATTTGTGTATCCTTTATGAAATGATAGAGCAACAGGCAGCAGCTCAGACACCATCCCAACTGCACAGCTGCCATGGTGAGagtaccctctccctggtgtctgctctgagatgtgaccagaaataagcaaagcaggctcctacttaggggaaagaaaaactttattaaaaaaataaaaaaaactttattaaaaaattacaaagaaggaaaaaaaaaccccacagaaaatgAAAACTGCACAGAGACatatcctcctgctcctccccaccaaattcccaatacatttacatttcccaaaTCACCAGCTCTTGGTCTGGGCACCACCCTTTGGATAATCAAatcctcagttcatcaagagtaggagtccttccttgtgccaTGGGCTTCTCGTCACACGTGGCACTGCCTGGAGATCctttgccattgtgacatcttccttgcATGGCCAGGGCTCTCAGCACTGTGCCTGGGCAGCTCACAAGGTTGTCTTTGTAAGGATGCCTTGTCCCACTCCAGAAAGGCATGGTCTCTCTTTGGGACCTCTGTCCCCCTGTTTCTGTcacaccccctggggctgaggggtgtacactgaaccctcctggttctgaggcactgcctccccctggatgcagtctctgtgtcacaaaaACAGTCCATGGCtgcacaaaagagtccagcaaaaatgCCACTTCATCTTCTCCATTCCTCCAACCTCTCTCTCTCACTTGCCCAGACCCTCATCACTggcccatttccttcttcatcctctactcttatctctcttccaggaagggttaatgttctgtgaagggaagggttaatgttctgtgaagttttcattgtccacaaagggttaaaagctctcacagcagcacatgatatcaaattcCAAGATAACAGTCCCAGgcaggctctccctctctctctctctctctccaggggTGGGGGGCTGTCCCATGGCTCCTGGGCTCTCTCTCTCCCACCCTCCCACCCTCAGGGGCCATGCCCACCTCTCCCAGAGCCCCATGGCCTTCCCCTCCAACTCTTCCCACCCGAAATTCAGAGAGAGCTTCCTCTGCAAGTGctttgcttttaacccctgggtgtgctctcagaggtgtgtccaaacgtccccagtggccacaccaggtgccaatattaaaatctgaacacctattggtgACCATAGCATATCCCAGAAATCATATTTCCTGTGAAACCACCACAACAGGTGTTAATAAGGCTGATTAATTAAGAAAACTACTCACCCAAAGGAGTCCcaacagctgctgcagctcaggtttCCATCCATAGGCCAATGTTTCCCTTGACAGAAAAATTCTGATTGTAGAAGTCTTGACTATGACTAGAAGCTGTTGATGATTTCTCTGGAGTTACATTCTGGAGAAAGCTAAtcagaaaaaggaataaaattattCCTAAAGAGAACAAAACCATAATTATTTAATGTCTGAATAATGAGGATACCAACTTAAGCACTTACCAGTATCAGCAGTGTTTGTAAACTCAGGATAAAAATGCTAAATAAACAGAAAGATAAATTTGTAAACTTTAAAGACAAATTAATTACAGAACACTGAAAGAGTAAATTCAAACGGAGCAAGAGCATCACAGACTCAAGGAGAAGCAAGTGAAGCAAAACTGCAGTGAAGGGTAGATGGAAAGAAAGAACTTTGAAGAAAAAAGACCAAGGCAGATGAAGACAATAGAAAAACAAATGAGCAACTGGAAAATGAAGCTGAAAATGGAGTTTAATCAGATATTGGAACCAGCAGCATTGACAGTCCAAAAGGTCACATAGGAAACTGGCATTACTCAGAAATAACAGGAGGAGGTATAATGGGAGGGATGATAAAGTCATTCCAGGGGTGTAGAAGCTGTCAGAAAGTGAAGGGCACAGCCAGAGAGAGCAGAGGGGAAAAAGAAGGAGGTCTGTAAATGGTGCAGGAGAGAAATTGTACCAGAGATGTTAACATAAGGGAAATGAGATGCCAAGTGCCCCTGGCTTTTCACAGCATTCAGGTTCCAACACAAGCACCAGTCCCTGCCCACTGTGAGGCTGAACACTGCACACTAAACAAGCACCAAAATCTCCATCAAATCTCAACTCTGCCCATCATTTCTCTCTGCTGCCGTGCCACTTACGAAGTTCTTTGCTGAGAAATCCAAAGACTGAAGCAACATATTATAAACCAATGAAAAGTCATCACAATCAGTTTAATGAAGTGCACAGAATAGCAATTGATCATgtcaataaaaataaaacaattaatttTACATCAAGTGTGCTTTATTTCCTCCACAGGTATTCTGTTAAATAAAGCACCATATATATACTGCCAGGCCACAGCTAAAGAGGATTCTTTACAGAATCAAATTTCTTGTGGTTGTTTAGTATACAAGTAAACTTAATTTTGATAATAAGAACCACAGCGATCTGAGGCAATCTGCCTCGATTATAAGGTACAAAACTGGCACAGAGGACACCATATTATACACAGTAAAAATGCCATAAGTTTAAATTACATCATACAGGGCCAGGAGGCCCTGTCTCCCAGACAGCCATATTAAATGAAAGCCACTACAGTGAACTCTTAATTACATAAAACATAGCCATTATCTGATTGCCCTTTAAGAAAGTGTACGGTagatgcaaaataaaataaaatttaaaaaaaataatctcgaGTTCTGCCTGACCAAGAATTAAGCATATAAATCTATCTTGCCATTCAAGCAGAGAGCACTGGACAAACTGAAGCACAAAACAGAAATAAGCAAAACTTATACAAACAgcattttttgggggaaaaaggattttttttaaaaaaaaaaaaaagaagacttaAAAGCAGACATGCTCCATCTAATGTCAAGAAGCAGCTTGGTTTCCTTTCCCGGATATCCGTGTGACCACGTGAATCGTAGACTCAATGGTCCTGCACAGGATGTCTAAAATGTCATGCTGCTGCATGTGACTAAAAAGTCCCCTGGAATGGCCACAACTGATTGATAAATTACTGTCGGGGTCCTGGGGCGGTAAGGCTTGGCCATCGCAGCTCCGCAAGTCCGCTAGGTCGGATAAAACCGCCGAGATGGACGTGGAGGGGAACTCGGGCTCCTCCTCGGCCTCCTTGGCCGCCTGCAGCTCCTTGAGCTCTCGGCACTCCTCGGGGCCGGGCTGCTCCTCGTGCTGCGCGGCCTCCTCGGGGAACGGCGCCTCCATCCTGAAGTCGCGGCCCGAGGCGCTGCCGGGGGACGGCGGCTCCTGCTCCGTGCCGGGGTCGATGATGGACGAGTCGCGGGTCTCGTTGTCCGAGGCGCTGCTGGGGGTCAGCGCCTCGCGGGGCTCGCCCTTGGTGTCACCCCCGTCCCCGGCGTGCTCCTCGTCACTGCTCACCCGCCGCCGCTTCACCGGCGTGGCTCCCTCGTCATCTGCGGGGACACGGCACCGTCACGCCCACCCTGCTCCTCACAGCGCTGCAGCGAACACTCATCTGTCTCCTCAGAGTTTGTGCCATTCAAACTTCAGCTCCGTCATAAAATGGGATTTCTGACTAACACTGGGATTTGGACTACTGGGATTCGGGATACTCCTGGGATTGGGACACTCCCTGGCCCACCCTGTACTTTGTATAACAAAATAACATTACATTCATTTGATAAAAGGTTCATTAGTGCACCACCAAAACTTTCAGGAACACTGCTCACACCCCCACCCTTCACACAGCACTTCAGCAAACATTCATCTCCTCAGAGTTTGTGCAATTCACAAACTTTAACTCCATCATAAAGTGGGATTTTCCTGTACTACTGGAATTTGGAGCCTGTGAATGGCCCACCCTATATTTTGTATAACAAAATAACCTATTACATTAATTTGATAAAAGTTAGTACAACACCAAGCCTTTTCAGGAACACTGCTCACACCCCCACCCTTCTCCACTCAACACAGCACTTCAGCAAACATTTCCTCACAGAGAATCCATGCAATTCACAAACTTCAGTTCCATCATAAAATGAGATTTTTGTGTACTACTGGGATTTGGAGCTAATGGCCCACCCTGTATTTTGAATAACAAAATAACATTACATTAATTTGACAAAAGGCTCATTAGTGCAACATCAAACCT comes from Melospiza melodia melodia isolate bMelMel2 chromosome 3, bMelMel2.pri, whole genome shotgun sequence and encodes:
- the LOC134416311 gene encoding activator of 90 kDa heat shock protein ATPase homolog 2-like; translated protein: MAKWGQGDPRWIVEERADATNVNNWHWTERDATSWSKRKLKEVLEGLVVEGEAGRCEIGDLKHVEGEASCNSRKGKLIFFYEWNLRLSWKGTVKESGEKHKGSVEIPNLSEENEVDDTEINVSKKKGEGDVLKELMRTEGTTKVREALRDYLKALKTEFTLGMILPTKAAAVGQDLATERKPGGSPVQDSVTPQALDMVGVKIPTVRIHMREVFNSPADELYSIFTKKELVQKFSKCPAVIEAEKGGKLQMFEGCVSGEYTELVPSQRLVLKWRCRSWPEEHYATVALTFQDLAAQSELELECKGVPVSHEESTRQCWKKQYFEEIHLLLQQSKDSME